A window of Lepidochelys kempii isolate rLepKem1 chromosome 1, rLepKem1.hap2, whole genome shotgun sequence contains these coding sequences:
- the STOML3 gene encoding stomatin-like protein 3 has translation MDSGRGYLGKESKEMLVADKKEGIGACGWILVSLSVLFVLITFPFSIWMCLKIVKDYERAVVFRLGRIVSKRAKGPGLIIVLPCTDVFTRVDLRTVTSNIPLQEILTKDSITTQVDGVVYYKIYSAVCSVANVTDAHLATNLLAQTTLRNVLGTQSLSQILSGREEIAHNIQSILDNATSKWGIQIARVEIKDIRIPMEMQRAMAAEAESTRDARAQIIAAEGERNASEALKQASMVLVEAPSALQLRYLQTLATLATEKNSTIVLPLPMNMLQGFYKQ, from the exons ATGGATTCTGGGAGAGGCTACCTTGGGAAAGAGAGTAAGGAGATGCTAGTTG CAGATAAGAAGGAAGGAATTGGGGCCTGTGGCTGGATCCTGGTTTCTCTTTCAGTCCTGTTCGTGCTTATTACCTTTCCTTTCTCCATCTGGATGTGCCTGAAG ATTGTCAAGGACTATGAGCGTGCTGTTGTATTTCGGCTGGGACGTATAGTGTCTAAAAGAGCAAAGGGCCCAG gTTTGATAATAGTCCTTCCGTGTACGGATGTTTTTACCAGGGTTGATCTTAGAACTGTTACCAGTAACATTCCCCTACAAGAG ATTCTTACGAAAGATTCTATAACTACCCAAGTTGATGGAGTGGTCTACTATAAAATCTACAGTGCTGTCTGTTCAGTGGCTAATGTCACGGATGCCCATTTAGCAACCAACCTGCTGGCACAGACCACTTTGAGAAATGTTCTAGGCACCCAAAGCTTGTCCCAGATCCTGTCTGGTCGAGAAGAGATTGCCCACAATATCCAG tctatcCTCGATAATGCCACCAGTAAATGGGGAATCCAGATAGCACGTGTGGAAATCAAAGACATCAGGATCCCAATGGAGATGCAAAGAGCTATGGCTGCTGAAGCTGAATCAACACGAGATGCTAGAGCTCAG ATCATAGCAGCAGAAGGAGAAAGGAATGCTTCCGAAGCACTGAAGCAGGCCTCCATGGTGCTGGTTGAGGCTCCATCAGCCCTCCAGCTGCGCTACTTGCAGACCTTGGCCACACTAGCTACTGAGAAGAATTCCACCATTGTCTTACCTCTGCCCATGAATATGCTGCAGGGTTTTTATAAACAATAA